A DNA window from Chryseobacterium scophthalmum contains the following coding sequences:
- a CDS encoding OmpP1/FadL family transporter, producing MKKILISTALLAGVLSYAGGFRVSLQGVKQLAMAHTSAHAEDASVAFFNPAGMSFIPSKLSIVAGGFGASNKVTFQNLNTLQSTETDNPLGTPIYAAIAYKPIDKLSIGFSFSTPFGSTIQYPYDWEGREMVQKLELKSFYFQPMVSVKMADWVSFGASYIYARGSVNWDKAVTQFGGTVNINDEKASGHGYGFGFYFRPDPKFDMSIAYRSPVDMKAKKGTATFVAPAQTTVNTLLGLNGAGQDSFTATLPLVEEYTIGLTYRVTPKWQISADFNYHGWERYSRLTLDFANAPIGNQADPTILVAPKNFKNSKTVRLGTQYAFTNMIYGRLGAYYDESPYSDENFIPETPSFDSFVLTGGLGFKLNKFGVDVAGGYAMPQSRDVKNNYLGFYGQAKAKAFYFGLGLSYNAF from the coding sequence ATGAAAAAAATATTAATATCAACCGCTTTATTGGCTGGAGTTTTATCTTATGCAGGAGGCTTTAGAGTTTCTTTGCAAGGGGTAAAGCAATTGGCAATGGCACATACAAGTGCACATGCTGAAGATGCGAGTGTTGCATTCTTTAATCCGGCAGGTATGTCATTTATTCCTTCTAAACTAAGTATTGTTGCAGGAGGTTTTGGAGCAAGTAATAAAGTTACTTTTCAGAATTTAAATACTTTACAAAGTACAGAGACTGATAATCCGTTGGGTACACCAATTTATGCAGCGATTGCTTATAAGCCGATTGATAAATTATCGATTGGTTTTAGTTTTTCTACGCCTTTTGGTAGCACAATTCAGTATCCTTACGATTGGGAAGGAAGAGAAATGGTACAGAAACTTGAGCTGAAAAGTTTTTATTTCCAGCCTATGGTTTCTGTGAAAATGGCAGACTGGGTTTCTTTCGGTGCGAGTTATATTTACGCAAGAGGATCGGTAAATTGGGATAAAGCAGTGACGCAATTTGGCGGAACGGTTAATATTAACGACGAGAAAGCAAGTGGTCACGGTTATGGTTTTGGTTTTTATTTCAGACCAGATCCAAAATTTGATATGAGTATTGCATACCGTTCACCCGTTGATATGAAAGCTAAAAAAGGAACTGCAACTTTCGTAGCGCCTGCACAAACTACTGTAAACACGCTTTTAGGATTGAACGGAGCGGGACAGGATAGTTTCACAGCAACTTTACCTCTTGTAGAAGAATATACAATTGGTTTAACATATAGAGTTACTCCAAAATGGCAAATCTCTGCAGATTTCAACTACCATGGTTGGGAAAGATATAGTAGACTGACTTTAGATTTTGCTAATGCACCAATTGGAAATCAGGCAGATCCTACAATATTGGTTGCTCCAAAGAACTTTAAAAATTCAAAAACAGTAAGATTAGGAACTCAGTATGCATTCACTAATATGATTTATGGTCGTTTAGGTGCTTATTACGATGAATCTCCTTATTCTGATGAAAACTTCATTCCAGAAACACCATCTTTTGACTCTTTTGTGTTGACAGGAGGTTTAGGTTTCAAGCTTAATAAATTCGGAGTTGACGTTGCTGGAGGTTATGCAATGCCACAAAGCAGAGATGTG